CCCCGAGCAGGTCGGGCCCGCCTGGGACCGCGCCATCGCGGCCGGCCGGCCGGTGCTGCTCGAGATGGTCACCGACCCGGAAGTGCCGCCCATACCGCCGCATGTGCCGCTCAAGCAGGTGCAGAACTATGTAAAAGCGCTGCGCCAGGAAGACGCCTCCGGCGGCGCCGCCTTGCGCGCCACGATCAAGCAGTGGTGGGCGGGTTGACGCGTCCGGCACTGTTCCGCATTTGCATTGCCATTGAAGGAGTCCAACCATGATCCACATGCCCCATTCCGATCGTGCGGCCGACACCCGCGCGCACGCCGATCCGGCGGAGGCGCCGGTGCAGGACCCGCCGCGCCACCCGGACGACGCACCCGAGCGCACGCCGGACCGCAAGCCTTATCCGCCTGACAGCATTCCCAACCCCATGCCCGGCGTCGATCCCCAGCAGACGCCCGGCATCGACCGCTGGCAGGACGATGGCGAGTTCGAGGCCGCCTGGCGCCGCGCGACCCGGGAGCTTTGATGCACGGCGGCCCGACATGCGATAAGGACGCCTGCGGCGGCCGCGAGGCCGCGGCCCGGGCCGTGGCGATGGTGATGCCCATGATTGTGGCGGCCATGGCCGACCGGCGCGTCGGTGAAAGCGGCTTCCTGCATATCGTGGTGATGGATCCTGCCGCGCGCCCGCAGGCGCGGGATTTTGAGCAGGCGATTCTCTACGAAGAAAGCGTGGGAGACCGTTCGGCCTGGGATGCCGATTACGCCGCGTACGCGCGCGGCAAGGCTGCCATATCCTGGCGCACCGGCCTGGACAGCCATGCGGTATGCGAGACGCGTCCCCATCTGCTGCGGCCGGACGATGTCACCGTGTGGGGCAGCGTCTGCCTGGACGGCATCGTGGTGGGCGTCAGCGGCGCCAACCCCTGGTACGACGAGGCGTTTGCCGGCGCGATCGCGCACGCCTTCAAGGCCATCGCCAAGGCGCGCAGCCGCCAGGCGGACTGAACAGAGGCGCTGTCCCGCCGCGGCACGATATTTGCGTTGCCTGGCCCACACCCATGCCGGCGCGGGCCGGCAGGTTATACAAGGAGTGATTCATGAGCTTGCATACCCACCGCAACCGCGAGTCGAGCGAACGCGTGAAGGGCGGCCTGCGTGAGCTGGTCGCCGGGGTCGAGGACCTGCTGCGCTCGACGGCTTCCTACAGCGGTGCCGATATCGAGTCGACCCGCGACCGCCTGAAGCGCCAGCTGGACATTGCCCGCGAACAGGCCCACGAGTGGGAGCGTTCAGCCGTGGGCCGCTACCGGCATGCGTCGGCGGCCACGGACGAGTACGTCCACGACCATGCCTGGAAGACCGCCGGGTTGGCGATCATCCTGGGGGTGGCGATAGGCGCCTGCCTGGCGTCGGATCATTGGCGCCGTTGATTCCACCGGCCGGCCGCGGCCGGACCTGAATCGGGCGAAGGCGCCGCGCCTTCGCCGCGAGCCCATCCATGCCTGAAGACAGCAGCGCGGCCCGCGCGCGCCAGGAGGTCAATCGCAGCATTCTGCTGGCGCTGTGGAAGCACCGCGGGCGCACGGCTGCCGCGGTGGTATTGCTGGTGCTGGCCAAGCTGCTGATGGTGGCGGTGCCGGCGGTGCTCAAGCGCATCGTCGACACCCTGGGCGCGCAGGGCACGCTGCTGACCCTGCCTGTCTTCCTGCTGCTGGCCTATGCCTTGCTGCGCTTTGCCGGCAGCCTTTTCACCGAGCTGCGCGATGTGGTGTTCGTGCGTGTCACGCAGGCGGCGGTGGCCGACTTCAAGGTGCGCATGTTCGAGCACCTGCAGCGGCTCGGCGCGCGTTTTCACGGCTCGCGCCAGACCGGGGTGCTGGCGCGCGACGTCGAGCGCGGCACGGCGGGCGTGGGGTTCCTGCTGGGCACGGCCTTGTTCACCCTGCTGCCCACCCTGGTCGAGATCGTTTCCGTACTGGTCATCCTGATCGCCGGCTACAGCATCTGGTTTGCCGT
This genomic window from Bordetella petrii contains:
- a CDS encoding DUF883 family protein translates to MSLHTHRNRESSERVKGGLRELVAGVEDLLRSTASYSGADIESTRDRLKRQLDIAREQAHEWERSAVGRYRHASAATDEYVHDHAWKTAGLAIILGVAIGACLASDHWRR